The following are encoded in a window of Narcine bancroftii isolate sNarBan1 chromosome 2, sNarBan1.hap1, whole genome shotgun sequence genomic DNA:
- the tmem64 gene encoding transmembrane protein 64 isoform X3, whose product MWSAGVASWLLFTKVLKKLSKGHLALSRTLQRPCPNSLLLSQADAVERVQVKSELHLPHQGLENELPILGDPKATCCLTNCCFKSFLLVCALTIICFTSLALVRRSLKDLLLWVESLDSLVAALLFVVGFIAVSLPCSWGYIVLNVAAGYLYGFVLGLGLVVIGVLIGTFIAHLVCKRLLTAWVLAKVRVNDQLSAVVKVVEGGSGLKVVALARLTPIPFGLQNAVFSIHEFLGDPWTKILEHWTTTGIFVLKQNFNLLIVSRNFPWQYSQFKMNECLH is encoded by the exons ATGTGGAGCGCCGGCGTGGCATCTTGGTTGCTTTTTACCAAAGTGTTGAAGAAGTTGAGCAAAGGTCACTTGGCGTTGAGTCGGACTTTGCAAAGACCCTGCCCCAATTCGCTGCTGCTGAGTCAGGCGGACGCGGTGGAACGAGTGCAGGTGAAGTCGGAGCTTCACCTGCCGCACCAGGGTCTGGAGAACGAGCTCCCCATCCTGGGGGACCCCAAGGCCACTTGTTGTTTAACGAATTGCTGCTTCAAGAGTTTCCTACTGGTCTGCGCCCTGACCATCATCTGCTTCACCTCCCTGGCTCTGGTGCGGCGCTCCCTGAAGGATTTGCTGCTGTGGGTGGAGAGTTTGGACAGCTTGGTCGCGGCATTGCTCTTCGTCGTGGGCTTCATCGCCGTCTCGCTGCCCTGCAGCTGGGGTTACATCGTGCTGAATGTGGCTGCCGGTTACCTGTATGGCTTCGTGCTCGGATTGGGACTGGTGGTGATCGGCGTGTTAATCGGGACGTTCATCGCTCACCTGGTTTGCAAGCGACTGCTCACAGCCTGGGTCCTCGCCAAAGTGCGAGTCAATGATCAGCTGAGCGCTGTGGTCAAAGTGGTGGAAGGAGGTAGCGGGCTGAAGGTGGTGGCGTTAGCCAGACTTACTCCCATCCCTTTTGGGCTGCAGAATGCAGTGTTCTCG atACATGAGTTTTTAGGAGATCCTTGGACCAAGATTCTTGAGCATTGGACTACAACTGGAATTTTTGTATTGAAACAAAATTTCAATTTATTGATTGTTTCAAGGAATTTTCCTTGGCAATACAGCCAATTTAAAATGAATGAATGCTTGCATTGA